A window of the Thalassoglobus sp. JC818 genome harbors these coding sequences:
- a CDS encoding cadherin domain-containing protein translates to MFRLLWTWRQESRRRTRSQLQVESLEDRVLLSSTRGIPKPMMAVVRAPSHSQSDADHDDHHTDHHDETHSGIFDEHGGERINEPPEPIELLESSVETPVEQLSYVLLNQTFSLHSLPEADHTIYLDFDGHVTQGTTWNSSSGISSIVSSAYDPDGNGATFTPNELRRIQRIWERVAEDFAPFAVNVTTEDPGEEALRKNGSGDTQWGIRVVITPDKWDDCGCGGFAYINSFNDSADEPVFVFNTTEIGVSAAASHEVGHALGLSHDGTSSEEYYDGHGSGTTGWGPIMGSGYYSNVTTWDTGHYHDTSNGSANANYGSGPDDFAVITSQNGFGFRPDDHESGIQGATSLTVIDTADEQSELQGFGRIEMADDNDWFSFSTSGGAIDLTIDTYFTEAFIRSQGGSYTQAYMSSSFSQGSNLDVLAKLYDSTGTLILSSNPAHDLSAQLRTTLAAGTYFVSIEGVGYGDWAQNPPQGYAAGVSLGQYLIRGTVAAQSAEFNNSPTLHSIPQIQLYSDSLPVTRTLTGISAGFGETQPIRITAVSQRPELIAHPQIDYQPGSSEALMTLTPVGGQTGTTIVTVTVEDGGLDGNLETVDDNLTMTREFEVLVREANQAPIVSDQSIGMVRNQVNGTVVGTVAATDSNPDQTLTYSIASATDSRAFAINSETGELTVARRKSVRSIRTHEVIVRVTDNGDPSLSSEATITIQIVKTNTIGFVELNPLITSIDENASRPGRIAIAEISVVDDGVGTNELAIDGPHASLFEIEGNRLYLKAGSPFDFETTPLLSGSITVTDPSLSNEAGSSTPFNLAVGNVDELLTGLELDRPVQTIAETLDTAQPYRVADLRVLGDALGSYQFTLDGVDAELFEISNGQLFLKAGVTLNRLTNPRLDVSVVVDEVGMGWSDDAWASLSIMVTEVPINSPPVLFDQSFSVEKKSPTGTLIGIIDAEDAQPNQQLTYELISGNSKKFQLNTETGELTVRSKRSIRSSGVYELVIRVTDSGEPAYSREAVMTVTVE, encoded by the coding sequence ATGTTTCGATTGCTCTGGACCTGGAGGCAGGAGAGTCGCCGACGGACTCGTTCACAGTTGCAAGTCGAGTCTCTCGAAGATCGCGTTCTTCTCTCTTCCACACGTGGTATCCCAAAGCCGATGATGGCGGTCGTGCGAGCGCCGTCACATTCTCAGTCGGACGCGGATCACGACGATCATCACACTGACCACCATGACGAAACGCACTCCGGAATTTTCGATGAGCACGGTGGGGAACGGATCAACGAACCGCCAGAACCGATCGAGTTGCTGGAGTCGTCCGTCGAGACTCCTGTTGAACAGCTCAGCTATGTACTGCTCAATCAAACCTTTTCACTTCACAGCTTGCCGGAAGCTGATCACACGATCTATCTCGACTTCGACGGGCATGTGACTCAGGGGACAACCTGGAATTCTTCCAGCGGAATTTCGTCGATCGTTTCATCTGCGTATGACCCTGATGGAAACGGGGCAACGTTTACGCCGAATGAGCTGCGGAGGATTCAGCGAATCTGGGAACGCGTGGCTGAAGACTTCGCTCCCTTCGCCGTCAACGTCACGACTGAAGATCCCGGTGAGGAAGCACTCCGAAAGAACGGTTCGGGCGATACTCAATGGGGAATTCGAGTCGTCATCACTCCTGACAAATGGGATGATTGCGGCTGCGGTGGTTTTGCGTACATCAACAGCTTCAATGATTCAGCTGACGAGCCGGTGTTCGTTTTCAACACGACTGAAATTGGAGTCTCAGCAGCAGCTTCACACGAAGTCGGTCACGCGCTCGGGCTGTCTCATGATGGAACATCTTCGGAGGAGTATTACGACGGCCACGGATCAGGGACCACAGGTTGGGGCCCGATCATGGGGAGCGGGTACTACAGCAACGTGACGACTTGGGATACTGGACACTATCACGATACGAGTAACGGATCGGCGAACGCCAACTATGGGTCAGGACCGGACGACTTTGCGGTCATTACGTCGCAGAACGGTTTTGGATTTCGACCTGACGATCACGAGAGTGGAATTCAGGGAGCGACATCGCTGACCGTGATTGACACGGCGGATGAGCAGTCAGAGCTTCAGGGTTTCGGCCGTATCGAGATGGCCGATGACAACGACTGGTTTTCCTTCTCCACTTCGGGAGGAGCGATCGACCTGACAATCGATACATATTTTACTGAGGCATTTATCCGGTCTCAGGGCGGATCGTACACTCAGGCATATATGTCCTCCTCTTTCTCGCAAGGCAGCAATCTCGATGTCCTGGCGAAGCTGTATGACTCGACGGGGACACTGATTTTGTCTTCGAATCCAGCACATGATCTCAGCGCGCAGCTTCGGACTACGCTCGCGGCGGGAACGTACTTCGTCTCCATTGAGGGCGTTGGATACGGTGACTGGGCGCAAAACCCTCCGCAAGGTTATGCAGCTGGAGTCAGTCTCGGTCAGTATCTGATTCGCGGGACCGTTGCTGCTCAGTCGGCAGAGTTCAACAACTCGCCCACGCTGCACAGCATTCCACAGATCCAGCTCTACTCAGACTCCCTACCGGTAACCCGCACGTTGACTGGTATTTCGGCCGGCTTCGGGGAAACGCAACCGATCCGGATCACAGCGGTCAGTCAAAGACCTGAGCTGATCGCACATCCGCAAATCGACTATCAACCCGGTTCCTCAGAAGCCTTGATGACATTGACGCCGGTGGGAGGACAAACCGGAACCACGATTGTCACAGTGACGGTGGAAGATGGAGGACTCGACGGAAATCTTGAGACTGTTGATGACAATCTCACGATGACGCGGGAATTTGAAGTTCTTGTCCGTGAAGCGAATCAGGCGCCGATTGTCTCGGACCAGTCGATCGGCATGGTTCGCAATCAGGTGAACGGAACAGTCGTCGGAACTGTTGCTGCGACGGATTCGAATCCCGATCAAACGTTGACCTATTCGATTGCCTCTGCGACAGATTCACGAGCCTTCGCAATCAATAGCGAAACGGGCGAACTGACAGTCGCACGGCGAAAGTCTGTGCGATCCATTCGCACCCACGAAGTCATCGTACGAGTGACAGACAATGGAGACCCTTCGCTCTCTTCCGAAGCGACGATCACAATTCAGATCGTGAAAACTAACACCATCGGGTTTGTCGAGTTGAATCCACTGATCACTTCGATTGACGAAAATGCCTCACGTCCGGGAAGAATTGCGATCGCAGAGATTTCGGTCGTCGACGATGGAGTCGGCACGAATGAGCTCGCCATCGACGGACCTCACGCATCTCTGTTTGAAATCGAAGGAAACCGACTCTACCTCAAAGCTGGCTCTCCGTTTGATTTCGAAACGACCCCTTTGCTCAGTGGGTCAATCACCGTGACCGATCCTTCTCTCTCAAATGAAGCAGGCAGTTCCACACCGTTTAATCTCGCAGTTGGAAATGTCGACGAACTATTGACCGGGCTGGAACTTGATCGACCCGTCCAAACAATCGCGGAGACTCTCGACACCGCGCAGCCATACAGAGTTGCCGATCTGCGTGTCCTTGGCGATGCGCTCGGTTCGTATCAATTCACTTTGGATGGAGTTGATGCAGAGTTGTTCGAAATCTCGAATGGCCAGCTGTTTCTAAAAGCTGGTGTGACATTGAATCGTCTGACGAATCCGCGGCTCGACGTGTCTGTCGTCGTTGATGAAGTTGGGATGGGGTGGTCCGACGATGCTTGGGCCAGCCTCTCTATCATGGTGACGGAAGTTCCGATCAATTCTCCGCCGGTGCTCTTCGATCAATCCTTCAGCGTTGAGAAGAAGAGCCCGACCGGAACGCTCATCGGAATCATTGACGCCGAAGATGCGCAACCCAATCAGCAATTGACTTACGAGCTCATCTCCGGGAACTCGAAGAAATTTCAATTGAATACAGAGACCGGTGAACTCACTGTGCGAAGTAAACGTTCGATTCGCAGCAGCGGAGTCTACGAGTTGGTGATTCGAGTGACGGACAGCGGCGAACCTGCTTACAGTCGAGAAGCAGTGATGACGGTCACTGTCGAATAA
- a CDS encoding xanthine dehydrogenase family protein subunit M, which translates to MRDFEYEAPQSLDGAIQLLNQERVKPLAGGTDLIDHIRIGRIETDLVVDIKKIPELNVLEVNADGMRLGAAVSCRRITQTAEVKKLYPAIHDVCSIIGGIQIQSRASVGGNLCTSGAAADSTPALIALRATCVIAGPNGERQVPVEDFCTGPAANVLKQGELLVELRFPPAAQNSSSHYRRFIPRYEMDIAVVGVGTALTLDESQSVIKAARVGLGAVAPKPFLANKVSEFLIDQPVNEETFAEAGNIARTLVSPIDDHRGTIEFRTHVTGVLVQRVLAETSQRIQQS; encoded by the coding sequence ATGCGCGATTTTGAGTACGAAGCCCCGCAATCACTTGATGGAGCCATCCAGCTTCTCAATCAGGAACGAGTGAAACCGCTGGCGGGCGGAACGGACTTGATCGATCACATTCGAATCGGACGGATCGAAACCGATCTAGTTGTCGACATCAAGAAGATTCCAGAACTCAATGTTCTCGAAGTGAACGCAGACGGAATGCGACTCGGTGCGGCGGTTTCTTGTCGTCGGATCACGCAAACTGCCGAAGTGAAGAAACTGTACCCGGCGATCCACGATGTCTGCTCAATCATCGGGGGAATTCAAATTCAGTCGCGAGCCAGCGTCGGCGGGAATTTGTGTACTTCCGGTGCAGCTGCAGACTCAACGCCAGCACTCATTGCACTGAGAGCCACTTGCGTCATCGCCGGACCAAATGGAGAGAGACAGGTTCCCGTCGAAGACTTCTGCACAGGTCCTGCAGCGAATGTTCTCAAGCAGGGCGAATTACTCGTCGAGTTGAGATTTCCTCCAGCTGCTCAGAACTCATCCAGCCATTATCGACGCTTCATTCCCCGTTATGAAATGGACATCGCTGTCGTGGGTGTTGGAACTGCTCTGACACTGGATGAATCACAATCGGTCATCAAAGCTGCTCGCGTCGGACTGGGCGCCGTTGCTCCAAAGCCATTTCTCGCGAACAAAGTCTCCGAATTCCTGATCGATCAACCAGTCAACGAAGAGACCTTCGCTGAAGCTGGCAACATCGCTCGAACGTTGGTCTCGCCGATTGATGACCATCGCGGAACAATCGAATTTCGGACTCACGTGACCGGTGTTCTTGTCCAGCGGGTTCTCGCCGAAACATCACAGCGAATCCAGCAATCGTAG
- a CDS encoding (2Fe-2S)-binding protein produces MAKQRVVSTTINGESKSFLCEPRQTLLEVLRDSLDMTGTKEGCSNGNCGACTVLLDGKPVTSCLVLAVECEGSEIETIEGIADQDGLSPIQSAFLENAALQCGICTPGFIMSSKALLRDNPNPTEEEIRFYLAGNLCRCTGYDKIIDAVQDAATRQSTSCQTTKSS; encoded by the coding sequence ATGGCCAAACAACGAGTCGTCTCCACCACGATCAACGGCGAATCCAAATCGTTCTTGTGCGAACCGAGACAGACCCTGCTGGAAGTCCTTCGCGATTCTCTCGATATGACAGGGACCAAAGAAGGCTGCAGCAACGGAAACTGTGGGGCCTGCACAGTGTTGCTCGATGGGAAGCCTGTGACCAGTTGCCTCGTGCTCGCCGTTGAATGCGAAGGCTCTGAAATCGAAACGATCGAAGGGATCGCTGATCAGGACGGATTGTCACCGATCCAGTCTGCATTCCTTGAAAACGCTGCCCTGCAGTGTGGGATCTGCACCCCCGGTTTCATCATGTCTTCGAAAGCACTACTGCGAGACAATCCGAATCCAACTGAAGAAGAAATTCGCTTCTATCTGGCAGGCAATCTCTGTCGCTGCACCGGGTACGACAAGATCATCGATGCCGTCCAGGATGCTGCGACGCGACAATCAACCTCCTGCCAGACCACAAAAAGTTCTTGA
- a CDS encoding DUF4347 domain-containing protein, protein MAKKRASQNPVKYYDFEFIGTNVNDPAGRIYSSKDAYPRFVKDLAEISNFVFEFSIASDHLPRRVAIVTHGSTDGFWVGQDYVSMETIQNHSESFGQLGLLMLPGIATLELYSCRVGRNRALLRRISSLLRGTPVIAYEEAQPASGESSGRRIRCKLDRCGTREGAPRRRRKGSSRPFAN, encoded by the coding sequence ATGGCTAAGAAACGAGCGAGCCAAAATCCGGTGAAGTACTACGACTTCGAATTCATCGGTACGAACGTCAACGACCCGGCAGGTCGAATCTACAGCAGCAAAGATGCTTACCCGCGTTTCGTGAAAGATCTCGCCGAGATTTCGAACTTCGTCTTCGAGTTCTCGATTGCCAGCGATCATCTTCCTCGCCGAGTCGCAATCGTCACTCATGGAAGCACCGACGGGTTCTGGGTAGGGCAGGATTATGTCTCAATGGAGACGATTCAAAATCACTCTGAATCGTTCGGGCAACTCGGCCTGCTTATGCTACCGGGTATTGCCACTCTGGAGTTGTATTCGTGTCGAGTCGGGAGAAATCGAGCACTCTTGCGAAGGATTTCGTCCCTGTTGCGTGGCACGCCTGTGATTGCTTACGAAGAAGCCCAACCCGCCAGCGGAGAGAGTTCTGGTCGAAGAATTCGATGCAAGCTCGATCGCTGCGGAACTCGCGAGGGAGCCCCTCGGAGACGCAGAAAAGGCAGCTCAAGACCTTTCGCGAATTGA
- the recJ gene encoding single-stranded-DNA-specific exonuclease RecJ — protein sequence MPKQWRFASHDQAIVGRLAEEMSCSPLLAQVLAARGVTTKNQADSLYSTKMTDLHDPGLLPGVSEAADRVVSAINAKRRITIYGDYDVDGVTATSILWHCLKLAGAQVDYYIPCRLEEGYGLNLEAIQTLYDEDPERLVITVDCGISSLEEAALAKSLGLELIITDHHTLADQLPAAATNVHPRLPGSEYPFPDLCGAGVAFKLAWAICQKLGDGTKASPRMREYLKAAVGLAAMGTVADVVPLVGENRILVRYGLSTIVEKSMTGLAMLLKVAGLDSQNELSAEDIGFGLAPRINAAGRLGQARLAVELLTTENRQRAAQLADYVDQLNKNRQTVERKMYREAKEMVEENPDWLETGSLVLASEDWHPGVIGIVASRIAEKFERPAVMIAMNSETRIGQGSGRSFNGFDLHSGLSHCSEYLEAFGGHRAAAGLRISADRIDEFREVFGRYVSENQSSESEEPELAVDAEISLHDLTNKAVKELDWLGPFGQMHRRPIFSSSRVELVEAPGTMGGGGRHLALKVREGSKIIRAVAFGKGDWAEEMVEEINGPFSICFSASINRFRGYENVELQLIDWKPSSSQVASKAV from the coding sequence ATGCCGAAACAGTGGAGGTTTGCGTCGCACGACCAGGCAATTGTTGGCCGTCTCGCTGAAGAGATGTCCTGTTCTCCCCTCCTTGCACAGGTGCTGGCTGCGCGGGGAGTCACAACGAAGAATCAGGCAGACTCCCTGTATTCAACAAAGATGACGGACCTGCATGATCCGGGTTTGCTGCCGGGAGTTTCTGAAGCAGCCGACCGGGTCGTCAGCGCGATCAACGCGAAACGTCGAATCACGATCTACGGAGATTACGACGTCGATGGAGTGACAGCGACAAGTATCCTCTGGCACTGTCTCAAACTCGCAGGCGCTCAAGTCGACTACTACATTCCATGTCGACTCGAAGAAGGTTACGGACTCAACCTGGAAGCGATTCAAACCCTCTACGACGAAGATCCCGAGCGGCTCGTGATCACGGTCGATTGCGGAATCAGCAGCCTCGAGGAAGCGGCTCTTGCGAAGAGTCTGGGGCTGGAACTGATCATCACCGATCACCATACGCTTGCGGATCAACTCCCAGCGGCAGCGACGAACGTTCACCCGCGACTCCCCGGAAGCGAATACCCATTCCCCGATCTTTGCGGGGCAGGTGTGGCTTTCAAGCTGGCCTGGGCGATCTGTCAGAAGCTGGGCGATGGAACAAAAGCTTCGCCAAGAATGCGTGAGTACCTGAAAGCTGCGGTTGGCCTCGCTGCGATGGGAACGGTGGCCGACGTAGTTCCTCTTGTCGGGGAGAACCGAATCCTCGTCCGCTACGGGTTGTCGACAATTGTTGAGAAGTCGATGACCGGGCTCGCCATGCTTCTCAAAGTCGCGGGTCTCGACAGCCAAAACGAACTCAGCGCGGAAGATATCGGCTTCGGACTGGCTCCTCGCATCAATGCGGCCGGTCGACTTGGACAGGCTCGACTGGCTGTCGAATTATTGACCACCGAAAACCGACAGCGAGCGGCTCAACTCGCAGACTACGTCGATCAGCTGAACAAGAATCGGCAAACCGTCGAGCGAAAGATGTATCGCGAAGCCAAAGAGATGGTCGAAGAGAATCCGGATTGGCTCGAAACCGGAAGTCTGGTTCTGGCGAGCGAAGACTGGCACCCCGGGGTCATCGGAATCGTCGCTTCGCGAATCGCTGAAAAGTTCGAACGTCCAGCGGTCATGATCGCGATGAATTCCGAAACACGGATCGGGCAAGGTTCGGGACGATCATTCAACGGGTTCGATCTTCACTCCGGACTGTCACATTGTTCGGAGTACCTTGAGGCCTTCGGAGGCCACCGTGCCGCTGCCGGCCTACGCATCTCCGCCGATCGAATCGATGAATTTCGCGAGGTTTTTGGCAGATACGTATCGGAAAATCAATCTTCAGAATCGGAAGAACCTGAACTGGCTGTCGATGCTGAGATTTCGCTGCATGATCTGACCAACAAAGCAGTTAAGGAGCTTGATTGGCTCGGTCCATTCGGCCAAATGCACCGACGACCGATCTTTTCGAGCAGTCGGGTTGAGCTTGTCGAAGCCCCCGGAACGATGGGTGGAGGCGGGCGGCACCTTGCTCTGAAAGTCCGTGAAGGCAGCAAGATCATCCGTGCTGTTGCTTTCGGAAAAGGTGACTGGGCAGAAGAGATGGTCGAAGAAATCAACGGTCCATTTTCGATTTGCTTCTCGGCGAGTATCAATCGGTTTCGCGGCTACGAAAACGTCGAACTGCAGCTCATCGACTGGAAACCATCCAGCAGTCAGGTTGCTTCCAAAGCTGTGTAA
- a CDS encoding RNA polymerase sigma factor gives MDSQTLGELIDKYAQPLELYARQWSDDAADLVQTAFLKLLEEPVLPSNVKPWLYRVVRNLAVSSLRSTIRRRDRETRHFRRSENWFEDGSDSELDGEKATSALLDLDRKTREVIVAHLWGTLTFEEIADLTQTSSSTVHRRYQNGIQQLRKQMGLSCPVTE, from the coding sequence GTGGATTCACAGACCCTCGGAGAGCTGATCGACAAGTACGCTCAACCGCTCGAGCTTTATGCCCGGCAGTGGAGCGATGATGCTGCCGATCTCGTCCAAACAGCGTTTCTGAAGCTGCTTGAAGAACCAGTTCTCCCGAGCAACGTGAAACCATGGCTGTATAGAGTCGTGCGAAATCTGGCAGTTTCGTCGCTGCGATCCACCATCCGAAGACGCGACCGGGAAACGAGGCACTTCCGTCGATCGGAAAACTGGTTCGAGGATGGATCGGACTCGGAACTGGACGGCGAAAAAGCGACTTCAGCACTTCTGGACCTCGACCGCAAAACACGTGAAGTCATCGTCGCCCATCTCTGGGGAACGCTGACCTTCGAAGAAATTGCGGACCTGACGCAGACCTCTTCCAGCACAGTGCACCGGCGCTATCAAAACGGCATCCAACAACTGCGAAAACAGATGGGGCTTTCATGTCCAGTGACAGAATAA
- a CDS encoding DUF1559 domain-containing protein yields MTSSASSQDRNAADRILDLDSEAIAVVDVDLESLSANWLSKMILASESGITDEDRNLLTEHIQQNLDRLKELNITQLQFALLPVVPRISGMNQMATLVIPMPDSTSAQNLKERLESGNQLPFLIDSRSKPSVVENLVILENPSRETPSNSATTGDRSSKLGRAMAGDSSPISLFVVPSSEQVRVIKELGILPKETIDLFAQLESVRVTVEEATTEVSVSCRFDAKAHLNQEQAGLIIRDIQSTLGSVLNVSSKVSGDPQVSEQEIQFRLNQIAGQPPILAQIFGNLTKVSKQLNVMNRLKQIGLAMHTFYGQYGSLPPSASYNEAGQPLLSWRVHLLPFLDQQELYEQFHLDEPWDSEHNSQLVSQIPDVFHSESLVLNLSGRTTLCVPVGESMMFSGKTGTTFQEVRDGTSNTVMVVNVPNSEAVVWTQPTDLMVDLEDLQAQIFGDRDSAHVLFGDGSARRFDANLPVETLRAYLTRNGGEVIEYD; encoded by the coding sequence ATGACTTCGTCAGCGTCTTCACAGGATCGAAATGCTGCCGATCGAATTCTTGATCTGGACAGCGAAGCGATCGCCGTCGTTGACGTTGATCTGGAATCACTCAGTGCGAACTGGTTATCGAAGATGATTCTGGCCAGCGAGTCGGGAATCACTGATGAAGACCGCAATCTGCTGACAGAACATATTCAGCAGAATCTGGACCGACTCAAAGAGCTGAACATCACTCAGCTGCAATTTGCACTGTTGCCTGTTGTTCCGCGGATTTCAGGGATGAATCAAATGGCGACTCTCGTCATTCCCATGCCCGATTCCACGAGTGCTCAGAACTTAAAAGAGAGATTAGAATCCGGAAATCAACTTCCGTTCCTTATCGATTCCCGCTCGAAGCCGAGCGTCGTCGAAAACCTCGTGATCCTGGAAAATCCATCACGAGAAACTCCATCGAACTCCGCGACGACGGGAGATCGTAGTTCGAAACTCGGTCGCGCGATGGCTGGAGACTCATCCCCGATCAGTTTGTTCGTCGTCCCTTCGAGTGAACAAGTGCGCGTGATCAAAGAACTGGGAATTCTTCCGAAAGAGACCATCGACCTCTTCGCCCAACTGGAATCGGTTCGCGTGACAGTCGAAGAAGCAACGACCGAAGTTTCCGTCAGCTGTCGATTCGATGCGAAAGCCCATCTGAATCAAGAGCAAGCTGGCCTGATTATTAGAGACATTCAATCGACTCTCGGTTCCGTGCTCAACGTTTCTTCAAAGGTCTCGGGTGACCCGCAAGTCAGCGAACAGGAGATTCAATTTCGCTTGAATCAGATCGCTGGTCAGCCTCCGATTCTGGCTCAGATTTTCGGCAACCTCACCAAAGTCTCCAAGCAGCTAAACGTGATGAACCGATTGAAACAAATCGGGCTCGCGATGCATACTTTCTATGGGCAGTACGGGAGTCTTCCTCCTTCAGCGAGCTACAACGAGGCGGGCCAGCCGCTGCTCAGTTGGCGTGTTCATCTGCTGCCGTTTCTTGATCAACAAGAGTTGTATGAACAGTTTCATCTGGACGAACCCTGGGACAGCGAACACAACTCGCAACTGGTTTCTCAAATTCCTGATGTCTTTCACTCCGAGAGCCTTGTTCTCAACCTCTCTGGTCGGACGACACTTTGCGTGCCTGTCGGTGAGTCCATGATGTTCAGCGGAAAAACTGGAACAACGTTTCAGGAAGTCAGAGACGGAACTTCCAACACGGTCATGGTTGTCAACGTTCCCAACTCGGAAGCTGTTGTCTGGACTCAACCGACTGATCTCATGGTTGACCTGGAAGATCTGCAAGCCCAGATTTTTGGCGATCGTGATTCTGCCCATGTTCTGTTCGGGGACGGATCAGCGAGAAGGTTCGATGCCAACCTCCCTGTCGAAACGCTGCGTGCATACCTGACCCGGAATGGTGGTGAGGTCATTGAATACGACTGA
- a CDS encoding DUF1800 domain-containing protein produces MHDIDPGWAWSPFEESHQQWTRQLAAHLYRRAGFSATSETLDAAMNKTATEVVAELVDERTESNDYLSQMKQLARTVVATGNVENLPAWWMYRFLTTSDMLQEKMTLFWHGHFATSGDKVTDPELMYDQNELLRSNSLGNFGTLVSEISRNPAMLIYLDSVTNRKAHPNENFAREVMELFALGEGQYTEDDIRELSRCFTGWEIRNGRYRFNRYQHDSGRKSILGQDGAFDGDEGVAIVLDQPALPDFIIGKLYQFFVADEPAPPKALLEPLTIEFRENGLNIAPIVKRILSSQLFFSSQSVARKVRSPIEFSVGFLRALEGSTDQYALTSGMLELGQVPFFPPNVKGWDGGRTWINSSTLLARSNLIQSILKNKNTRFSHGTLGDLFDKHRLNSSEEIVNWLESMLLAVSLPAPVRSQLQAKIDSGAGKREERLKEVVHLICGLPEYQLS; encoded by the coding sequence ATGCACGACATCGACCCCGGTTGGGCCTGGTCGCCCTTCGAAGAGAGCCATCAGCAATGGACTCGTCAACTGGCTGCCCATCTGTATCGCCGTGCTGGTTTCTCCGCCACGTCTGAAACTCTCGACGCAGCAATGAATAAAACAGCGACCGAAGTCGTCGCTGAGCTCGTTGACGAGCGGACCGAGTCGAATGATTACCTCTCCCAAATGAAGCAATTGGCCAGAACGGTCGTTGCAACGGGCAATGTGGAGAATTTGCCTGCCTGGTGGATGTATCGGTTCCTGACAACATCCGACATGCTTCAAGAAAAGATGACGCTTTTCTGGCACGGTCATTTCGCAACGAGCGGTGACAAAGTGACTGACCCGGAATTGATGTACGATCAGAACGAGCTTCTGCGAAGCAACTCGCTTGGCAACTTTGGAACGCTTGTTTCTGAAATCTCGCGCAACCCGGCGATGTTGATCTACCTCGATTCCGTCACGAATCGCAAAGCCCATCCCAACGAGAACTTTGCCCGGGAAGTCATGGAGCTGTTCGCACTCGGGGAAGGTCAATACACCGAAGACGATATCCGGGAACTGTCTCGATGCTTCACAGGCTGGGAAATTCGGAACGGGCGATATCGTTTCAATCGGTATCAGCACGACTCGGGTCGAAAGTCGATTCTCGGCCAGGACGGAGCTTTCGACGGAGACGAAGGTGTGGCCATCGTGCTCGACCAACCCGCACTCCCGGACTTCATCATTGGCAAGCTGTATCAGTTCTTCGTTGCTGATGAACCAGCTCCGCCAAAGGCACTTCTGGAACCGCTGACAATTGAGTTTCGAGAGAATGGACTGAACATCGCCCCGATCGTGAAGCGAATCCTTTCCAGCCAGCTCTTTTTCTCGTCTCAATCAGTCGCCCGAAAAGTTCGTTCACCAATCGAGTTCTCCGTCGGATTTCTGAGGGCTCTCGAAGGTTCGACCGATCAGTACGCGCTCACATCCGGGATGCTGGAACTCGGTCAGGTTCCGTTCTTTCCTCCGAATGTGAAGGGCTGGGATGGCGGTCGAACGTGGATCAACTCGTCGACGCTGCTGGCTCGATCGAATCTCATTCAAAGTATCTTGAAGAACAAAAACACACGCTTTTCACACGGAACTCTTGGCGACCTGTTCGACAAACATCGGCTCAATTCGTCCGAAGAGATCGTCAATTGGCTGGAGTCCATGCTTCTGGCGGTGAGTCTGCCAGCCCCCGTCCGATCGCAATTGCAGGCGAAAATTGATTCCGGAGCTGGCAAACGTGAAGAGCGTCTCAAAGAGGTTGTTCACTTGATTTGTGGACTTCCTGAGTACCAACTTTCCTGA